A region of Vigna radiata var. radiata cultivar VC1973A chromosome 6, Vradiata_ver6, whole genome shotgun sequence DNA encodes the following proteins:
- the LOC106764077 gene encoding mitochondrial import inner membrane translocase subunit TIM10: MAANSSPSAFEKEQIFGMAEKEMEYRVELFNKMTQTCFKKCVDERYKESELNMGENSCIDRCVSKYWQVNNLIGQLLGSGRPPM, from the exons ATGGCTGCCAATAGCTCACCTTCTGCCTTTGAAAAAGAACAG ATATTTGGAATGGCTGAAAAGGAGATGGAATATAGGGTTGAATTATTCAACAA GATGACCCAGACCTGTTTCAAAAAGTGTGTTGACGAAAG GTACAAGGAGTCTGAGCTAAATATGGGTGAAAATAGTTGCATTGACCGCTGTGTTTCTAAGTACTGGCAA GTGAATAATCTAATTGGTCAGCTGCTTGGTTCTGGGAGGCCTCCGATGTAA
- the LOC106764027 gene encoding transmembrane emp24 domain-containing protein p24beta2: protein MRLSSLRHALVFVLIGALLNLQRSEGIRFVIDRDECFSHDVKYEGDTVHVSFVVIKADSPWHYGDEGVDLVVKGPSGEQIQDFRDKTSDKFDFVAHKSGVHKFCFTNKSPYHETVDFDVHVGHFSYFEQHAKDEHFTPLLEQIGKLEEALYNIQFEQHWLEAQTDRQAIVNDAMSRRAVHKAIFESAALIGASAIQVYLLQRLFERKLGTSRV from the exons ATGAGATTATCTTCGTTGAGGCATGCTTTGGTGTTCGTGTTGATTGGGGCATTGTTGAACTTGCAGAGGTCAGAGGGTATTCGATTTGTGATAGACAGGGACGAGTGTTTCTCCCATGATGTCAAGTACGAGGGTGACACTGTTCATGTCTCTTTCGTTGTTATCAAGGCTGATTCTCCCTGGCATTATGGCGACGAAGGTGTCGATCTCGtg GTAAAGGGTCCCTCTGGTGAGCAAATTCAAGATTTTCGGGACAAGACCAGTGACAAGTTTGACTTCGTGGCTCACAAATCAGGTGTTCATAAGTTCTGCTTCACCAACAAGTCTCCTTATCATGAAACTGTCGATTTTGATGTACATGTTGGACACTTCTCTTACTTCGAGCAGCATGCAAAAGATG AGCATTTTACCCCCTTGCTGGAGCAAATAGGAAAGTTGGAGGAAGCTCTATACAACATTCAGTTTGAACAGCATTGGTTAGAGGCTCAGACTGATCGCCAAGCTATAG TGAACGATGCAATGAGCCGAAGAGCAGTACACAAGGCAATTTTTGAATCAGCAGCACTGATTGGGGCTAGTGCGATTCAAGTCTACCTTCTACAACGATTGTTTGAACGAAAACTGGGTACCTCAAGAGTTTAG
- the LOC106764727 gene encoding acetyl-CoA acetyltransferase, cytosolic 1: MAPAAAASSDHIKPRDVCIVGVARTPMGGFLGTLSSLSATKLGSIAIEAALKRANVDPSLVEEVIFGNVLSANLGQAPARQAALGAGIPNSVVCTTVNKVCASGMKATMLAAQSIQLGTNDVVVAGGMESMSNVPKYLAEARKGSRLGHDSLVDGMLKDGLWDVYKDVGMGVCAELCADNHAFTREDQDNYAIQSFERGIAAQDSGAFKWEIVPVEVSGGRGKPSTVVDRDEGIGKFDAAKLRKLRPSFKETGGSVTAGNASSISDGAAALVLVSGEKALKLGLQVIAKITGFADAAQEPELFTTAPSLAIPKAISNAGLEASQIDFYEINEAFAVVALANQKLLGLNSEKVNVHGGAVALGHPLGCSGARILVTLLGVLKQKNGKYGVGGICNGGGGASALVVELL; encoded by the exons ATGGCGCCGGCAGCTGCAGCTTCTTCAGATCACATAAAACCCCGAG ATGTTTGCATTGTTGGTGTTGCACGTACGCCGATGGGTGGATTTCTTGGTACTCTGTCATCTCTATCTGCCACTAAGCTAGGCTCTATAGCCATTGAAG CTGCTCTTAAAAGGGCTAATGTTGATCCATCCCTTGTGGAAGAAGTAATTTTCGGAAATGTTCTTAGTGCTAATTTGGGGCAAGCTCCTGCAAGACAAGCTGCTCTCGGAGCAGGAATACCCAATTCAGTAGTCTGCACTACTGTTAACAAAGTTTGTGCATCAGGAATGAAAG CTACAATGCTTGCAGCACAGAGTATTCAATTAGGCACAAATGATGTTGTTGTGGCTGGTGGTATGGAAAGCATGTCTAATGTCCCTAAGTACCTGGCTGAAGCAAG GAAAGGATCGCGCCTCGGGCATGATTCACTTGTTGATGGGATGTTGAAAGATGGGTTGTGGGATGTCTATAAGGATGTTGGGATGGGAGTGTGTGCTGAGCTATGTGCAGATAACCATGCATTTACAAGAGAAGACCAG GACAACTATGCGATTCAGAGTTTTGAACGTGGAATTGCTGCCCAAGATAGTGGTGCCTTTAAATGGGAAATTGTTCCAGTTGAAGTCTCTGGCGGAAGGGGAAAACCTTCAACAGTTGTTGATAGGGATGAAGGCATAGGAAAG TTTGATGCTGCCAAGTTACGCAAACTTCGTCCAAGTTTCAAGGAGACTGGAGGTTCTGTTACTGCTGGCAATGCTTCCAGCATAAG TGATGGTGCTGCTGCGTTAGTTTTGGTGAGTGGAGAGAAGGCACTGAAGCTTGGCCTTCAAGTTATTGCAAAAATCACTGGATTTGCTGACGCTGCTCAG GAACCAGAGTTATTTACGACGGCTCCATCCCTTGCCATTCCCAAAGCCATTTCCAATGCAGGGTTGGAGGCTTCACAAATTGacttttatgaaattaatgaagCTTTTGCG GTTGTGGCTCTTGCAAACCAAAAACTTCTTGGACTAAATTCG GAAAAAGTAAATGTACATGGTGGAGCTGTTGCACTGGGTCATCCTCTTGGTTGCAGTGGTGCTCGCATTCTGGTGACACTTTTGGGG GTATTGAAGCAGAAGAATGGGAAGTACGGAGTCGGTGGCATTTGCAACGGAGGAGGTGGTGCATCTGCCCTTGTTGTTGAGCTTTTGTAA
- the LOC106765287 gene encoding TBC1 domain family member 2B, translated as MYGTKSKIDLAFEYQSQVAVLRPSIHSRRANLTVKFQDLYGFTVEGNVDDVNVLNEVREKVRQQGRVWWALEASKGANWYLHTTIGQSSALTSSLKFSALTNAITLKKLIRKGIPPVLRPKIWFSLSGAAKKKSTVPDSYYDDLTKAVDGKVTPATRQIDHDLPRTFPGHPWLDTPEGHAALRRVLVAYSFRDSDVGYCQGLNYVAALLLLVMKTEEDAFWMLAVLLENVLVNDCYTNNLSGCHVEQRVFKDLLAKKCPRIASHLESLEFDVSLVATEWFLCLFSKSLPSETTLRVWDVIFNEGAKVIFNVALAIFKMKEDELILTHHVGEVINILQTTTHHLFDPDDLLTVAFDKIGSMTTNTISKQRKKQEPEVMKELDQRIRRLNSLRTDDK; from the exons ATGTATGGGACCAAAAGCAAAATTGACCTTGCCTTTGAATACCAATCTCAGGTAGCAGTTTTGAGGCCCAGCATCCATTCCAGGAGGGCAAATCTGACTGTGAAATTCCAAGACCTTTATGGATTCACGGTGGAAGGGAATGTGGATGATGTGAATGTGTTGAATGAGGTAAGGGAGAAGGTGAGGCAACAGGGAAGAGTTTGGTGGGCATTGGAGGCCAGCAAGGGGGCAAATTGGTATTTGCACACTACCATCGGGCAAAGCAGTGCTCTTACATCCTCCTTAAAATTCTCAGCTCTGACCAATGCTATCACGTTGAAGAAGTTGATCAGGAAGGGGATACCCCCAGTTCTCAGGCCTAAGATTTGGTTTTCCTTGTCAGGGGCAGCCAAGAAAAAGTCCACCGTGCCTGACAGTTATTATGATGATTTGACCAAAGCTGTGGATGGGAAGGTCACCCCTGCTACTCGGCAGATAGATCAT GACCTACCCCGAACCTTCCCTGGCCACCCGTGGCTGGACACTCCTGAGGGGCATGCTGCTCTCAGGCGTGTTCTCGTTGCTTATTCCTTCCGTGATTCTGATGTTGGGTATTGTCAG GGATTAAATTACGTGGCAGCATTGTTGTTGCTTGTGATGAAGACAGAGGAAGATGCATTTTGGATGCTTGCTGTCTTGTTGGAGAATGTCCTGGTGAATGACTGTTACACAAACAACTTGTCAGGATGCCATGTGGAACAAAGAGTGTTTAAAGATTTACTGGCTAAGAAGTGTCCAAG GATTGCTAGTCATTTAGAATCTTTGGAATTTGATGTTTCCCTTGTTGCCACCGAGTGGTTCCTCTGCCTCTTCTCCAAAAGCCTGCCTTCCGAG ACAACTCTTCGCGTGTGGGATGTTATCTTCAACGAGGGTGCTAAGGTTATATTTAACGTGGCCTTGGCAATCTTTAAG ATGAAGGAAGATGAGTTGATACTAACCCATCATGTTGGCGAAGTGATCAACATTTTGCAGACGACCACGCATCATCTATTTGATCCAGACGATCTATTGACA GTGGCATTTGATAAGATAGGATCAATGACAACAAACACGATATCAAAGCAAAGGAAGAAACAAGAACCTGAAGTGATGAAGGAGCTTGATCAGAGGATCAGACGGTTAAATTCCCTTAGAACAGATGACAAATAG
- the LOC106764555 gene encoding RPM1-interacting protein 4 has product MTETGKPLPKFGEWDVTDPSSSANDFSVIFNKARNERKYGTKVSPKCRNSPNYNAHDALRKSHYKKWFCCMTRPAEP; this is encoded by the exons ATGACG GAGACGGGTAAACCATTGCCTAAGTTTGGGGAATGGGATGTGACCGATCCATCATCATCGGCTAATGATTTCTCTGTAATCTTCAACAAAGCCAGGAATGAGAGGAAGTATGGTACTAAGGTCAGCCCTAAGTGTCGCAATTCACCAAACTACAACGCTCATGATGCTCTTCGCAAATCCCATTAT AAAAAATGGTTCTGCTGTATGACCAGACCTGCAGAGCCATGA
- the LOC106764425 gene encoding caffeic acid 3-O-methyltransferase, translating into MAEQSMKEESAEEVVSDEEAFLFAMELAGGSALPMVLKSAIELGILETIAKAGPGAHLSPSEIAAQIPNIKNPNAPAMLDRMFRLLASYNILKLRFPDGNMSERHYGLHPKAKYLVNNQDAVSVAAYFLMEHDKALKEMWYKLTESVEEGGFPFNKAYGMNVFEFHDANPRFNRLFNKGLSDCSSITMKKILEIYKGFEGVGSLVDVGGGTGAVISMIASKYSSMKCLNFDLPHVIKEAPPYAGVEHVGGDMFVSVPKADAIFMKWVCHDWNDEQCLKLLKNCYDSLPDTGKVILVEGLIPETPNSKLASKCEFQMDIVMLCHSPNGKERTKKEYEALAKGTGFHGFRIACCVFNTYVIEFLKKA; encoded by the exons ATGGCAGAGCAAAGCATGAAAGAGGAAAGTGCAGAAGAAGTAGTATCTGATGAAGAAGCTTTTCTGTTTGCCATGGAGCTAGCTGGTGGCTCTGCTCTTCCCATGGTTCTGAAGTCAGCTATTGAACTTGGTATCTTAGAAACCATAGCCAAGGCTGGTCCTGGAGCTCATCTTTCTCCTTCTGAAATAGCTGCTCAGATACCAAATATAAAGAACCCTAATGCACCTGCAATGTTGGACCGCATGTTCCGCCTTTTGGCTAGCTACAACATCCTCAAACTTCGATTCCCCGATGGTAATATGTCTGAAAGGCACTATGGTCTTCACCCAAAAGCCAAATACCTTGTCAACAATCAAGATGCTGTGTCTGTGGCTGCTTACTTTCTCATGGAACACGACAAAGCCCTCAAAGAAATGTG GTACAAGTTGACAGAATCAGTCGAGGAGGGTGGATTTCCATTTAACAAGGCTTATGGAATGAATGTCTTTGAGTTCCATGATGCAAATCCAAGATTTAATAGGCTTTTCAATAAGGGGTTGTCTGATTGTTCTAGCATCACGATGAAGAAGATTCTTGAGATTTACAAAGGGTTTGAGGGTGTTGGATCTTTGGTTGATGTTGGCGGTGGAACTGGGGCTGTCATCAGCATGATTGCCTCCAAGTATTCCTCCATGAAGTGTCTTAATTTTGACTTACCCCACGTTATCAAAGAAGCTCCACCTTACGCAG GTGTGGAACATGTGGGTGGAGACATGTTTGTGAGTGTTCCAAAAGCTGACGCCATTTTTATGAAG TGGGTATGTCATGACTGGAATGATGAGCAATGCTTGAAACTGTTGAAGAACTGTTATGATTCTCTTCCCGACACTGGAAAGGTGATTTTAGTTGAAGGGCTTATTCCAGAAACCCCAAATTCCAAGTTAGCTTCAAAGTGTGAGTTTCAAATGGATATTGTGATGTTGTGTCATAGCCCGAATGGGAAAGAGAGAACAAAAAAAGAGTACGAGGCTTTGGCTAAAGGAACCGGATTCCATGGTTTCAGAATAGCATGTTGTGTTTTCAATACTTACGTTATAGAGTTCCTTAAAAAGGCTTAA
- the LOC106764476 gene encoding uncharacterized protein LOC106764476, whose translation MGMVVVISLPFIIFCFLLGFGCYFFGRARGRREMQSNPQVYGMPAPPPGASPPKPENTLNV comes from the coding sequence ATGGGTATGGTGGTTGTGATCTCTCTCCCTTTCATAATCTTCTGCTTCCTTCTTGGATTtggatgttacttttttggaaGAGCAAGAGGAAGGAGAGAGATGCAGAGCAACCCACAAGTTTATGGAATGCCAGCTCCACCCCCAGGCGCTTCTCCTCCCAAGCCAGAAAACACTCTTAATGTTTGA